The following coding sequences lie in one Thalassoglobus polymorphus genomic window:
- a CDS encoding PSD1 and planctomycete cytochrome C domain-containing protein: protein MRWLSCFLFLVMAANNHLSVVADDVVDFNRDIRPILSENCFHCHGPDAEQRQADLRLDEHDGALSSIIVGDRDKSELFARVNTRDDDLRMPPVDSNRNLTSEQIELLGKWIDQGANWGQHWSWTPIVSPEVPKIEDLAEFPVRNAIDAFIRRKLDEEKLTPSPEAKKSTLIRRVTLDLTGLPPTPQEVEKFLNDTSPAAYEKLVDRLLASPAYGERMAWNWLDAARYADSNGYQGDRERTMWPWRDWVVNASNDNLPYDDFTTWQIAGDLLPDATFEQKLATGFCRNHMINGEGGRIAAENRVDYVMDMSETTATLWLGLTFNCCRCHDHKFDALSQKDYYSLFAFFNQTPVTGAGGNPQTKPILLAPTDEQSKQMQSLESQLKVARGDLATYSKELDAKESTWEAAKLESLKESETWTPLLAKSVRAEHQQLEQLEDGSIFASGPNPKNDTYEVVAPLTPQSLTGLRLDVLRHESHFQGGLARSNSGNFVLTELEVFLVNGDEESPVKIRSAEASFEQGSLKVAGVFDGNRKSGWAVYDGKPVDRDHAALFRFENPVEAVQGAELRIVLRHDSQHASHNIGRFLLSTSTVPHPKLDEAGNQSLRLALLTPTEKRTDEQKKLLRQAHQNDDSRHIKLSKNVSDLEKRFNSVRAAVAKVMVMEDQQEFRESFLLTRGLYNAPGDVVTADSPTSLPPMPTETKKDRLALAEWLVADENPLMARVVVNRFWQQVFGVGIVKTVNDFGVQGELPTHEELLNWLAADFRNSGWNVKRLIKQMVMSHTYRQSSKVTPSLFERDPENRLLARAPRYRLPSWMIRDQALAVSGLLTNRRGGPSVNVYQPPGIWEEATFGKKKYVQDHGEALYRRSLYVFWRRIIGPTIFFDNSSRQTCTVSAFRTNTPLHSLLTFNDVTYVEAGRALAEKALHLDATSDRDRLEYVFQRSLARSAEDEEATILLAGLNRSRSEYKSHPEYASEMLAIGESERDQSLDDVEHASWTSLCLAILNLDETLSKE, encoded by the coding sequence ATGCGTTGGCTTTCCTGTTTTTTATTCCTCGTGATGGCTGCCAACAACCATCTCTCAGTTGTGGCTGACGATGTTGTTGATTTCAATCGCGACATTCGGCCGATTCTTTCCGAAAACTGTTTTCATTGTCACGGTCCCGATGCTGAACAGCGTCAGGCCGATTTACGATTGGATGAGCATGACGGCGCATTGTCATCGATTATTGTCGGGGATCGCGATAAGAGTGAATTGTTCGCCCGTGTGAATACGCGAGACGACGACCTGAGGATGCCGCCAGTTGATTCCAATCGGAATTTGACTTCAGAACAAATTGAACTTTTGGGGAAATGGATCGACCAAGGGGCGAATTGGGGACAGCATTGGTCATGGACGCCGATTGTCTCGCCAGAAGTTCCGAAGATCGAAGACCTCGCTGAGTTTCCGGTTCGAAATGCGATCGATGCTTTTATTCGTCGTAAGCTCGATGAGGAGAAGTTGACTCCATCTCCTGAAGCGAAAAAGTCGACGCTGATCAGGCGTGTCACTTTGGACCTCACAGGACTTCCGCCAACTCCGCAGGAAGTCGAAAAGTTTCTCAACGATACATCTCCTGCTGCATACGAAAAACTGGTGGATCGACTGTTGGCTTCGCCGGCGTATGGAGAACGGATGGCCTGGAATTGGTTGGACGCTGCGCGCTACGCCGATTCAAACGGGTATCAGGGGGATCGTGAAAGGACAATGTGGCCCTGGCGTGACTGGGTGGTGAACGCTTCCAACGATAACCTGCCTTACGACGATTTCACGACTTGGCAAATCGCTGGCGATTTGCTTCCCGATGCAACCTTCGAGCAAAAACTGGCTACGGGATTTTGCCGCAATCATATGATCAATGGTGAAGGAGGCCGGATCGCTGCGGAAAATCGTGTTGATTATGTGATGGACATGTCGGAGACGACAGCCACGCTTTGGCTGGGACTGACCTTCAATTGCTGCCGCTGTCACGATCACAAATTTGATGCACTCTCTCAGAAAGATTACTACAGCCTGTTCGCCTTCTTCAATCAGACACCGGTGACCGGCGCTGGTGGGAATCCACAAACAAAGCCAATTCTTCTTGCTCCAACAGATGAACAATCAAAACAGATGCAGTCGCTTGAGTCGCAACTCAAGGTTGCTCGCGGTGATCTGGCGACATACTCAAAGGAACTCGATGCAAAAGAGTCCACCTGGGAAGCTGCGAAACTGGAGTCGCTCAAAGAGTCTGAAACCTGGACTCCTCTTCTTGCCAAGTCCGTTCGTGCTGAACATCAGCAGTTAGAACAGCTTGAAGATGGATCGATTTTTGCAAGCGGTCCGAACCCGAAGAACGACACTTACGAAGTGGTTGCCCCGCTCACTCCACAATCGCTCACCGGCTTGCGTCTCGATGTACTTCGACATGAATCACATTTTCAGGGAGGATTGGCCCGGTCCAATAGCGGGAACTTTGTCCTGACCGAACTTGAAGTCTTTCTTGTGAATGGTGACGAAGAATCGCCCGTGAAAATTCGTTCTGCAGAGGCCTCTTTCGAGCAGGGGAGCCTCAAGGTGGCAGGTGTGTTCGATGGCAATCGGAAATCAGGTTGGGCAGTCTACGATGGAAAGCCGGTTGATCGTGACCATGCCGCTCTCTTTCGATTTGAAAATCCAGTCGAAGCGGTTCAGGGGGCGGAACTACGGATTGTGTTGCGGCATGACTCACAACATGCGAGCCACAATATCGGTCGTTTTTTACTTTCGACATCGACTGTGCCTCACCCAAAGCTGGATGAAGCAGGCAATCAAAGCTTGCGACTTGCATTGCTAACGCCAACCGAGAAGAGGACTGACGAACAAAAGAAACTTCTCCGGCAGGCTCATCAGAATGACGATTCCCGGCATATCAAGCTTTCTAAGAATGTGAGTGATCTTGAAAAACGATTCAATTCTGTGCGAGCAGCCGTTGCGAAGGTGATGGTCATGGAAGATCAACAGGAATTTCGGGAATCATTTCTCCTCACTCGCGGGCTGTATAATGCTCCGGGGGATGTCGTCACAGCTGATAGCCCAACGAGTTTACCACCCATGCCAACAGAGACGAAGAAAGATCGGCTGGCACTGGCAGAATGGCTTGTCGCTGATGAGAACCCGCTGATGGCACGTGTGGTCGTCAATCGGTTTTGGCAGCAGGTCTTTGGAGTTGGAATCGTTAAAACTGTGAACGATTTTGGAGTTCAGGGAGAGTTACCGACTCATGAAGAGTTGCTCAACTGGTTAGCTGCGGACTTTCGAAATTCTGGGTGGAATGTAAAACGTTTGATTAAGCAAATGGTCATGAGCCACACTTACCGGCAATCTTCGAAAGTGACACCCAGCTTGTTCGAACGTGATCCTGAGAACCGTCTCCTCGCACGTGCTCCACGCTATCGGCTTCCTTCATGGATGATTCGAGATCAGGCTCTTGCCGTGAGTGGACTGCTCACGAATCGTCGAGGCGGACCATCCGTCAATGTTTATCAACCTCCCGGAATTTGGGAGGAGGCAACGTTTGGCAAGAAGAAATATGTGCAAGACCATGGCGAAGCATTGTATCGTCGTAGCCTGTATGTGTTCTGGCGGCGAATTATTGGACCGACGATCTTCTTCGACAACTCCTCACGACAAACATGCACGGTGAGTGCCTTCCGGACGAACACGCCATTGCATTCGCTTTTGACTTTCAATGACGTGACGTATGTTGAAGCTGGCCGTGCTCTGGCAGAAAAGGCTCTGCACCTCGATGCGACGTCTGACCGGGATCGATTGGAATACGTTTTCCAACGGTCGCTCGCCCGAAGTGCGGAGGACGAAGAAGCGACAATTTTATTGGCGGGGCTCAATCGTTCTCGAAGTGAGTACAAATCGCATCCTGAGTACGCATCCGAAATGCTAGCGATCGGAGAGTCTGAGAGGGATCAATCATTGGACGACGTGGAACACGCGAGTTGGACCTCGCTGTGTCTGGCGATCTTAAATCTCGATGAGACTTTATCCAAAGAATAA
- a CDS encoding polysaccharide deacetylase family protein has translation MKFQLEECYRGIMIAEGLGFGICLGGVGYFSAQYAWWRPVVDWSAPRVLMYHMVRSHRPGTRFNKLRVPPEQLEKQLAWLKARNFHFVFASQLVSDEPLPERSVCLTFDDGFEDNWTNADPLLEKYGACATLYLVTQRDGGWSSKKKAHHKDDELQAEPKLTDEQIHNMVKTGRWELGGHTITHANLAKIEDQAATHEIAGAKKELDTEFQVNSQTFAYPFGIYEPRHSQMVAAAGYRGAVTTESGIEKRPYGDPFQIPRIKVSGTEGLLGFSMRIRGGKRGLFK, from the coding sequence GTGAAGTTTCAACTCGAAGAATGCTATCGAGGAATTATGATTGCCGAGGGTTTGGGATTCGGGATTTGTTTGGGAGGAGTAGGGTACTTCAGTGCTCAGTACGCTTGGTGGCGTCCTGTCGTCGACTGGTCAGCCCCGCGAGTGCTCATGTATCACATGGTCCGTTCGCATCGTCCCGGTACACGATTTAATAAGTTACGTGTTCCGCCAGAACAGCTGGAGAAACAACTCGCCTGGCTGAAAGCTCGCAACTTTCATTTTGTGTTTGCGAGCCAACTCGTTTCTGATGAACCGCTCCCTGAACGGTCCGTCTGCCTGACGTTCGACGATGGATTTGAAGACAATTGGACCAACGCAGATCCGCTTCTTGAAAAATACGGAGCCTGTGCCACGCTTTATCTAGTCACGCAGCGAGACGGCGGATGGTCAAGTAAGAAGAAAGCACATCACAAAGATGACGAGCTTCAAGCAGAGCCGAAGCTGACAGATGAACAAATTCACAACATGGTGAAAACCGGCCGCTGGGAATTAGGTGGGCACACCATCACTCATGCAAATTTAGCGAAGATCGAAGATCAGGCAGCAACGCATGAAATCGCAGGAGCAAAAAAAGAGCTAGACACTGAATTCCAGGTCAATTCGCAAACATTTGCATACCCCTTTGGGATTTATGAACCCAGACATTCGCAGATGGTTGCTGCAGCGGGGTATCGGGGAGCTGTCACAACTGAGTCCGGAATTGAAAAACGTCCATATGGAGATCCTTTTCAAATTCCGCGAATTAAAGTTTCCGGGACCGAAGGATTGCTTGGGTTTTCAATGCGAATACGGGGAGGGAAGCGGGGCTTGTTCAAGTGA
- a CDS encoding sugar phosphate isomerase/epimerase family protein has translation MSKQSRRQFLGTAAAVTGVAISGAQWTLAAEPAKRERKNNGKIFKANKGGRIGKDFDEMVTRLEQYKTLGFDGIEGASPGIPDLDTLNKAIKQVGLPVHGVVDMVHWKERLSSPDPAVREVGRTALVQAVKDSKKIGGTSVLLVPGRVSGPEETHDDVWNRSIVEIRKVIPVAKRHQIKILIENVWNGFCETPDEFRDYLDAIDSEWVGAYFDIGNVRKFGKPEEWIRTLGNRIVKLDVKDWGKENGFCRLGEGDVDWPEVRKALAEIEFTGWATREGGDKSLEDTAQLMDQLLDL, from the coding sequence ATGTCGAAACAGTCACGTCGACAGTTTCTAGGGACAGCGGCCGCCGTGACCGGCGTTGCCATCTCTGGTGCTCAGTGGACTCTGGCAGCCGAACCTGCAAAACGCGAACGCAAAAACAACGGGAAGATTTTCAAAGCCAATAAAGGTGGCAGAATTGGCAAAGACTTCGACGAAATGGTCACCAGACTTGAGCAATATAAAACTCTTGGTTTTGATGGAATCGAAGGAGCCAGCCCTGGAATTCCGGATCTCGATACATTGAACAAGGCTATCAAGCAGGTCGGTCTCCCTGTGCATGGTGTTGTCGATATGGTCCATTGGAAAGAGCGACTCTCTTCTCCAGACCCTGCGGTTCGGGAAGTCGGTCGTACTGCTTTGGTGCAAGCTGTCAAAGATTCAAAAAAGATTGGTGGAACATCGGTTCTCTTGGTTCCGGGGCGTGTGTCTGGTCCGGAAGAGACCCATGATGATGTTTGGAACCGCTCGATCGTCGAGATCCGTAAAGTGATCCCGGTTGCCAAGAGGCATCAAATTAAAATTTTGATCGAGAACGTTTGGAACGGGTTCTGCGAAACTCCCGATGAGTTCCGGGACTATCTCGATGCGATTGATAGTGAGTGGGTCGGAGCTTATTTCGACATTGGCAATGTCCGCAAATTCGGAAAACCGGAAGAGTGGATACGGACGCTTGGAAATCGTATCGTTAAACTCGATGTGAAAGATTGGGGCAAAGAGAACGGATTCTGTCGGCTCGGTGAAGGAGATGTTGATTGGCCGGAAGTTCGCAAAGCACTGGCCGAAATTGAGTTTACTGGCTGGGCGACCCGTGAAGGGGGCGACAAATCGCTGGAGGATACTGCTCAGTTGATGGACCAACTTCTCGACCTGTAA